Proteins from a single region of Ignavibacteriales bacterium:
- a CDS encoding T9SS type A sorting domain-containing protein, which translates to MITIISSPILYARHTYEARFERINKGSSWNVTITFEAVSSRWDENYNFSSGYSYGEQTASDGILATGFDLITDPNAGTNPIMALGKYKITAYENDQATAYFYMDWRTSGYGSSPDVQFKYDVGNNRFRDFDDTQTIDGTNQTVWDLRSDCDLVTTEFEPSTPQNASVASYNSMPKITWEKLITDDYVTGYDIYRSFTSPNVGFTKIATTTSLQYIDSDVHVGSGGYVHYRVKAVNGNRETGYSNVASITYDGLQKQKDKQLSAKDILFNYSLSQNYPNPFNPNTIFEYSIKNSGSVNLKIYTPIGKEVATLVNEYQSAGNYNLEFDASSLPSGIYIYQLMTDDFIDCKKFTSLK; encoded by the coding sequence ATGATAACAATCATATCTAGCCCAATTCTGTATGCAAGACATACATATGAAGCTAGGTTTGAGCGAATCAATAAAGGCTCATCATGGAATGTAACAATAACCTTTGAAGCAGTTAGTTCGAGATGGGACGAAAATTATAACTTTAGTAGCGGGTATTCTTATGGGGAACAAACAGCCTCAGATGGAATATTAGCGACTGGATTTGATTTAATTACTGATCCAAATGCTGGAACAAATCCAATCATGGCACTTGGAAAATATAAGATAACAGCTTACGAAAATGATCAAGCAACAGCTTATTTCTACATGGATTGGAGAACTTCTGGTTATGGATCTTCTCCAGATGTGCAATTTAAATATGATGTTGGTAACAATAGATTTAGAGATTTCGATGACACTCAAACGATTGATGGTACTAACCAAACAGTTTGGGATTTGAGGTCAGATTGTGATCTTGTTACCACAGAGTTTGAACCAAGCACACCGCAAAACGCAAGTGTTGCAAGTTATAATAGTATGCCAAAAATAACCTGGGAAAAACTGATTACTGATGATTATGTTACAGGATATGATATTTATAGAAGTTTTACTTCGCCAAACGTGGGTTTTACGAAGATTGCAACTACAACCAGTTTGCAATATATAGATAGCGATGTACATGTAGGATCTGGGGGGTATGTTCATTATAGGGTTAAGGCAGTGAATGGTAATCGGGAGACTGGCTATTCAAATGTTGCAAGTATTACTTATGATGGCTTACAAAAACAAAAAGATAAACAACTTTCAGCGAAAGACATTTTATTTAACTATAGTTTGTCACAAAATTATCCCAATCCGTTCAACCCGAATACAATCTTTGAGTATTCGATAAAGAATTCTGGAAGCGTTAACTTAAAAATATACACACCTATAGGAAAAGAAGTTGCAACATTAGTAAATGAATACCAATCTGCTGGCAATTACAATTTAGAATTCGATGCATCATCACTTCCAAGCGGTATATATATTTACCAGTTAATGACTGATGATTTTATTGATTGTAAAAAATTCACATCATTGAAATAA
- a CDS encoding T9SS type A sorting domain-containing protein — protein MKIHISIIILYSIVTCFAQPTQKKILWPTLADSPWPMIKHDPQFTGRSPYKGPQTPTIIWTADMKDGIFSGPVVDTGGNLYFGSYYQLNSADHFYSFTSDGELRWDYNTGSNRPPQTGILIDSSNTIYFGSLDKYFYALNPDGTFKWKYETSAPIVELAIPNIDLEGRLYITNGLGELYSINPDGTLNWKVKYENGFFADSPVFSPEGNTIYIAGRDSNIFAINLDGSLKWKFKCGKIFRSPIIDSYGNIYFIPKVLPQYLYSLFPNSNVRWKYGVRSVAEVFSIPTIDYEGNIYFIAIDSTVFPNRALISLNFDGYFRWSYIFEEYEDFWQPLICDSEGTVYLGSTYGKFYFAISTDGKLKWKLPLNDYQVDNTGSIAKDGTLYLGVHKSSLATNQQKTLIAIRDTGTTSVGTYPKVFNFQLEQNYPNPFNPTTTISYTLPSDGRATIKIFDILGREVKTLVKDYKTAGSYSAVWNSQDIYENEVSSGIYFYNIKFKDNSVTKKMLLVR, from the coding sequence ATGAAAATTCATATAAGCATAATTATACTTTATTCAATAGTTACCTGTTTTGCTCAACCAACGCAGAAAAAAATCTTATGGCCAACTTTAGCAGATTCACCATGGCCTATGATAAAGCATGATCCTCAATTTACAGGTCGTTCACCTTATAAAGGTCCTCAAACACCAACTATAATCTGGACCGCAGATATGAAGGACGGAATCTTCTCAGGTCCAGTAGTCGATACAGGAGGTAATCTTTATTTTGGTTCTTATTATCAGCTAAATAGTGCAGATCATTTTTACTCATTTACATCTGATGGAGAATTAAGATGGGATTATAACACGGGTAGTAATCGTCCACCTCAAACAGGTATTCTAATAGATTCCAGCAACACAATTTATTTCGGCTCACTCGATAAATACTTTTACGCATTAAATCCCGATGGTACATTTAAATGGAAATATGAAACATCGGCACCAATTGTAGAACTTGCTATACCGAATATAGATTTAGAAGGAAGATTGTATATAACAAATGGTTTAGGAGAATTATATTCTATTAATCCCGATGGAACATTAAACTGGAAAGTAAAATATGAAAATGGATTCTTTGCGGATTCGCCTGTTTTTTCTCCCGAAGGTAATACTATTTATATTGCGGGAAGAGATTCTAATATTTTTGCGATTAACTTAGATGGAAGTCTTAAATGGAAATTTAAGTGTGGAAAAATATTTAGGTCACCGATAATAGATTCTTATGGTAATATCTATTTTATACCTAAAGTCCTGCCTCAATATTTATATTCACTCTTTCCCAATAGCAATGTAAGATGGAAATATGGCGTTAGAAGTGTTGCAGAAGTTTTTTCAATACCAACTATAGATTATGAAGGTAATATTTATTTTATTGCAATTGATTCAACAGTATTTCCCAATAGAGCTTTGATATCATTAAATTTTGATGGTTATTTTAGATGGAGTTATATTTTCGAAGAATACGAAGATTTTTGGCAACCATTAATTTGTGATTCTGAGGGAACAGTTTATTTGGGCTCAACTTATGGTAAATTCTATTTCGCGATTTCAACTGATGGAAAATTAAAATGGAAACTTCCATTGAATGATTACCAAGTGGACAACACGGGTTCTATTGCGAAAGATGGAACACTTTATTTAGGTGTTCATAAAAGTTCACTGGCTACCAATCAACAAAAAACTTTAATAGCTATAAGAGATACTGGTACAACAAGTGTTGGTACCTATCCTAAAGTTTTCAATTTTCAGTTGGAGCAAAACTATCCCAATCCATTCAACCCTACTACAACAATAAGCTATACTTTACCATCAGATGGAAGAGCTACAATTAAGATTTTTGATATACTTGGAAGAGAAGTAAAAACGTTGGTTAAAGATTATAAAACTGCAGGGAGCTATTCTGCTGTTTGGAATAGTCAGGATATTTATGAAAATGAAGTTTCTTCAGGAATTTATTTCTATAATATCAAGTTCAAGGATAATTCAGTAACAAAGAAAATGTTGCTCGTTCGTTAA